Proteins from one Mycoplasma sp. Pen4 genomic window:
- a CDS encoding phosphotransferase, which translates to MKKELVKIGFTNKTYKTDKNHMFQEKIFNKFNHKIDYTLLENFDFVPELINETENTLEYQWIDTKPLEFSEDVLIQIADNFKTLHDSKLKFPPTNVAARVREYRKVLQDKGIKIDAINDNFKRINSILKNSENNRPLHNDLYKDNILLDKNGKVFFIDWEYASMGDKHFDLAYFICGSFLTPKQEKIFLDRYDTYWEEYLIQQKILVYYLTILWVNAQDVKHFDDAPLIQKLNETIELFNYKKETKTFRD; encoded by the coding sequence ATGAAGAAAGAATTAGTAAAAATTGGTTTTACAAATAAAACTTACAAAACTGATAAGAATCATATGTTTCAAGAAAAGATATTCAATAAATTTAATCATAAAATTGATTATACATTGCTTGAAAATTTTGATTTTGTACCTGAATTAATTAATGAAACAGAAAACACATTAGAATATCAATGAATCGATACAAAACCACTTGAGTTCTCTGAAGATGTTTTAATTCAAATTGCTGATAATTTTAAAACTCTCCATGATTCTAAATTGAAATTTCCACCAACGAATGTTGCAGCAAGAGTTAGAGAATATAGAAAAGTTTTACAAGATAAAGGAATTAAAATAGACGCAATTAATGATAACTTTAAACGTATTAATTCAATTCTTAAAAATTCTGAAAATAATAGACCCTTACACAATGATTTATACAAAGATAATATTCTTTTAGATAAGAATGGTAAGGTGTTCTTTATTGATTGAGAATATGCATCAATGGGTGATAAGCACTTTGATCTCGCCTACTTTATTTGTGGTTCATTTTTAACACCAAAACAAGAAAAAATCTTTTTAGATAGATATGATACTTATTGAGAAGAATATTTAATTCAACAAAAAATTCTTGTTTACTATTTAACAATTCTTTGAGTTAATGCACAAGATGTTAAACACTTCGATGATGCTCCATTGATTCAAAAATTAAATGAAACAATTGAATTATTTAATTACAAAAAAGAAACAAAAACATTCCGTGATTAA
- a CDS encoding MIP family Ig-specific serine endopeptidase: protein MKRKIKTVILPSMIVPISLSVGILTSCARLNETNDEVEMNNKAKLSDEIKKYEQKFNQLKNNYPQTPENLDAEKVFDQLITRYYFELSNNEIEKTSDYVEYAIYLIKNKFQELQQQLENNSVSTSKPIGYIPTEIPKINNGKETEPKTPTNPVEPEPQPEPNPSGTDNASGTDTSEPQPDSNFGTSNSDQGSSSTSGNDAMQPQPDPDSNPGGGNTEQPQLPTIQPPRIPFIPMIPDQNEIIKKNNSYASYASMYNDSVVNPNDLYSEIYDRTFSIIPANAYANDPQSLLAFQGTGWLLDYHKVDDNNYKLFIATNMHIIGQYGNDSSDEKLNTLGYVNQNNTVASGFALGKAIKPTDFSPLPNNYNYVQPNARGAGVKYYANNQRLTSRDYRNGAITTMTQAFSTPRVIFAGVDFMDDETYNQYKDNINEVWESYKQRQREEIERLKRLRETEAASEIETFINTQYDKIPFYTDFGVLEMDVNLANADDTLRGWILDAIHAVDKYVARMSNRDAKLPNYTNSTNSMFPTLDMLSKGKELSQNNPAYEFGLSNAKNVYVAGYPSQNNGSKRTVFMQNNPIERDQDIVTPFYNRRGTKVPNSQYFGYSTNDVESRMDNGNLSIYSSLWNRPFIDNYGFNYNIKFSSLFYGASGSVVYNEFGEIIGIYSLIRSNASFGDLLDVSGFTPLLQTADINVIFDPSKKIYGYNLIDKTGFTHQTHSYRSNLSILYPNGFDGNGNRKTALFPNGF, encoded by the coding sequence ATGAAAAGAAAAATAAAAACAGTTATTTTACCATCTATGATCGTTCCAATTTCGCTTTCAGTTGGTATTTTAACTTCATGTGCTCGATTAAATGAAACAAATGATGAAGTTGAAATGAACAACAAAGCTAAACTTTCAGATGAGATAAAAAAATATGAACAAAAATTTAATCAACTTAAAAACAACTATCCTCAAACACCAGAAAATTTAGATGCAGAAAAAGTGTTTGATCAATTAATTACTCGTTATTATTTTGAGCTTTCAAATAATGAGATTGAAAAAACAAGTGATTACGTAGAATATGCTATTTATTTAATAAAAAATAAATTTCAAGAGTTACAGCAACAATTAGAAAATAATAGTGTTTCTACAAGCAAACCAATCGGTTATATACCAACAGAGATTCCAAAAATCAATAACGGTAAAGAAACTGAACCAAAGACTCCGACTAATCCTGTAGAACCCGAACCTCAACCAGAACCAAATCCAAGTGGAACTGATAATGCTTCAGGAACAGACACAAGTGAACCACAACCAGATTCAAACTTTGGAACAAGTAATTCAGATCAAGGTTCAAGTTCTACATCAGGAAATGATGCAATGCAACCACAACCAGACCCGGATTCTAATCCAGGGGGGGGCAATACCGAACAACCACAACTACCTACAATTCAACCACCGAGAATACCTTTTATACCTATGATACCGGATCAAAATGAAATAATTAAAAAGAACAATTCATACGCATCATATGCAAGTATGTACAATGATTCTGTAGTGAATCCAAATGATCTTTATAGTGAAATTTATGACCGTACATTCTCAATTATTCCAGCAAACGCTTATGCCAATGATCCGCAATCATTATTAGCTTTCCAAGGGACAGGATGATTGTTAGACTATCATAAAGTTGATGACAATAACTATAAATTGTTTATCGCTACAAACATGCACATAATTGGACAATATGGTAATGATTCAAGTGATGAAAAATTAAACACACTTGGTTATGTAAATCAAAACAATACAGTTGCAAGTGGTTTTGCTTTGGGGAAAGCAATAAAACCAACTGATTTCTCACCATTGCCTAATAACTATAATTATGTACAACCAAATGCACGTGGTGCAGGTGTAAAATACTATGCTAATAATCAAAGACTAACAAGCCGTGATTATAGAAATGGTGCTATTACAACTATGACACAGGCATTTTCAACACCAAGAGTTATATTTGCCGGTGTAGATTTTATGGATGATGAAACATACAATCAATATAAAGATAATATCAATGAAGTATGAGAATCATATAAACAAAGACAAAGAGAAGAAATCGAAAGATTAAAGAGATTAAGAGAAACTGAAGCAGCTAGTGAAATAGAAACATTTATTAACACTCAATATGATAAAATTCCATTCTATACAGATTTTGGAGTTTTAGAAATGGATGTTAATTTAGCGAACGCTGATGATACTTTACGTGGTTGAATTTTAGATGCAATACATGCGGTTGATAAATATGTTGCAAGAATGTCTAACCGTGACGCGAAATTACCAAATTACACAAATTCAACTAATTCAATGTTCCCTACACTTGATATGCTTTCAAAAGGTAAAGAATTATCTCAAAACAATCCAGCATATGAATTTGGTTTATCAAACGCAAAGAATGTTTATGTTGCTGGTTATCCAAGTCAAAACAATGGCTCAAAACGCACTGTATTCATGCAAAACAATCCAATAGAACGTGATCAAGATATAGTTACTCCTTTCTACAATAGAAGAGGAACTAAAGTACCAAATAGTCAATATTTTGGATATTCAACAAATGATGTTGAAAGTAGAATGGATAATGGAAACTTAAGTATTTATAGTAGTTTATGAAATAGACCTTTCATTGATAACTATGGTTTTAACTATAATATTAAATTTTCATCTCTTTTCTATGGAGCAAGTGGTTCAGTAGTCTACAATGAATTCGGAGAAATTATTGGTATTTATAGCTTAATTAGATCAAATGCAAGTTTTGGTGATTTATTAGATGTATCAGGATTTACTCCTTTACTTCAAACAGCAGATATTAATGTAATATTTGATCCAAGTAAGAAAATCTATGGCTACAATTTAATTGATAAAACAGGATTTACACATCAAACACATTCATACCGTTCAAACCTTTCAATTTTATATCCTAATGGTTTTGATGGTAACGGAAACAGAAAAACAGCACTATTCCCTAATGGGTTTTAA
- the obgE gene encoding GTPase ObgE, with protein MAKFIDEVKVSIQAGKGGDGMISFRREAHVDKGGPDGGDGGRGGNIYFVGDEGKNTLLAFYKNKHIVAADGVKGGPKNLYGANAADTIIKVPVGTLVYNDKKLIADVIEPNIPYLIAKGGKGGRGNNKFKTSKNTAPRICENGMPGEKFEAHIVLKILSDVGVVGKPSAGKSTFLNAVSNAKAKVAEYEFTTLVPQLGMVEYHDNSFTVADLPGLIKGAALGKGLGIQFLKHIERCRVIAHIIDFGSEEKNPIEDYEVINNELKSYNLKLENKPQIVIANKSDLESFDNHFKEFKAKYPDIEVIPICAVLRENLDPVKAALWKAIETNDIQTIDDDDKDEVKVIEYEPDYIIDNPYKGYWEIHGKKIEELYNKIPINTFDNLVRFNNILKKMGVWEELVRRGIEVGDEVSIYGFQFEWTDQN; from the coding sequence ATGGCAAAATTCATAGATGAAGTAAAAGTAAGCATTCAAGCCGGTAAGGGTGGTGACGGAATGATTTCATTCCGTAGAGAAGCTCACGTTGATAAAGGTGGTCCCGATGGTGGCGATGGTGGACGTGGTGGAAACATCTATTTCGTTGGAGACGAAGGTAAAAATACACTTCTTGCATTTTACAAAAACAAACACATCGTTGCTGCAGACGGAGTCAAAGGTGGTCCAAAAAACCTTTATGGTGCAAATGCCGCAGATACAATCATCAAAGTACCCGTAGGAACACTTGTATACAATGATAAAAAATTAATCGCCGATGTTATCGAACCAAACATTCCATACTTAATTGCTAAAGGTGGAAAAGGTGGCCGTGGAAATAATAAATTCAAAACATCTAAAAACACTGCGCCAAGAATTTGCGAAAACGGTATGCCTGGTGAAAAATTTGAAGCTCACATTGTGCTTAAAATTCTTTCAGATGTCGGCGTTGTTGGTAAACCTTCTGCAGGTAAATCTACATTCTTAAATGCAGTTTCAAATGCTAAAGCAAAAGTCGCTGAATATGAATTCACCACATTAGTTCCTCAATTAGGAATGGTTGAGTATCATGATAATTCATTCACAGTTGCAGATTTACCTGGTTTAATTAAGGGGGCAGCTTTAGGAAAAGGTCTTGGAATTCAATTCTTAAAACACATTGAACGTTGTCGTGTTATTGCTCACATAATTGACTTTGGTTCAGAAGAAAAAAATCCAATTGAAGATTATGAAGTTATTAACAATGAACTTAAATCTTACAACCTTAAATTAGAAAATAAACCACAAATTGTTATTGCAAATAAATCAGATTTAGAATCTTTTGATAATCATTTCAAAGAGTTTAAAGCAAAATACCCAGATATTGAAGTTATTCCAATTTGTGCTGTATTAAGAGAAAACTTAGACCCTGTTAAAGCAGCATTATGAAAAGCAATTGAAACAAACGATATTCAAACAATTGATGATGATGACAAAGATGAAGTAAAAGTTATTGAATATGAACCAGATTATATAATTGATAATCCATATAAAGGTTATTGAGAAATTCATGGAAAGAAAATTGAAGAGTTATATAACAAAATTCCAATTAATACTTTTGACAATTTAGTTCGTTTTAATAACATTCTTAAGAAAATGGGCGTGTGAGAAGAACTTGTTCGTAGAGGTATTGAAGTTGGAGATGAAGTTTCAATTTATGGTTTCCAATTTGAATGAACAGATCAAAATTAA
- a CDS encoding Mbov_0401 family ICE element transposase-like protein, with protein sequence MNERNIKEIEYINKLSCDEITELSEKFKNSDERREQKLNINKRIVRKIIGQNNNVYEFVIYEYYYYINGKKHFKRYYPEKYIHLFHRTYDTKLVIDSFYQYCGLIRNKFVKISWNLCKYYANKYDLFNQTSNIEIKKQYANTIYISIDDCYGKARGNNKISKTNSKIIKIFSDKNESPIYTYETYTSQDKEKLTNKSRAELIMTIIQKYYVIDTNTKLYLLSDGAVYFKNLAKLLNAEHIYDHFHFIKHFNFIFKKPIFIIKNDVKEKLLIDNQPVWKWLQNSIENKDEFIDKLLQLLTYEFNNKNTKNNIKAFLKFINNNCKDLKFNVNNITAQSESSVSLFKSLYKKRYSTFSLNTIFNLININKSDKCNFLNFKSLVNEIRETAEITYEPILWNEINYNHYWNN encoded by the coding sequence ATGAATGAAAGAAATATAAAAGAAATAGAATACATTAACAAATTATCTTGTGATGAGATAACAGAATTATCTGAAAAGTTCAAAAACTCAGATGAAAGAAGGGAACAAAAACTAAATATTAACAAAAGAATAGTAAGAAAGATAATAGGACAAAATAACAATGTATATGAATTTGTAATTTATGAGTATTACTACTATATTAATGGTAAAAAGCACTTCAAGAGATATTATCCAGAAAAATATATACATCTATTTCATAGAACTTATGATACCAAACTAGTTATTGATAGTTTTTATCAATACTGTGGTTTAATCAGAAACAAATTTGTTAAGATCAGTTGAAATTTATGTAAATATTATGCAAACAAATATGACTTATTTAACCAAACAAGCAATATAGAGATAAAAAAACAATATGCAAATACAATTTATATCTCAATTGATGATTGTTATGGTAAAGCAAGGGGAAATAATAAGATCAGCAAAACAAATAGTAAGATCATAAAAATATTCTCTGATAAAAATGAAAGTCCAATTTATACATATGAAACATACACTTCACAAGACAAAGAGAAGCTTACAAACAAATCAAGAGCAGAATTAATAATGACTATTATTCAAAAGTACTATGTTATAGACACAAACACCAAATTATACCTTTTAAGTGATGGTGCAGTTTACTTCAAAAATTTAGCAAAATTATTGAATGCAGAACATATTTATGATCACTTTCACTTTATTAAACATTTCAATTTCATATTCAAAAAACCAATATTTATCATTAAGAATGATGTTAAAGAAAAACTCTTAATTGATAATCAACCAGTATGGAAATGATTGCAAAATTCAATTGAAAACAAAGATGAATTCATAGACAAATTGCTACAACTATTAACTTATGAATTTAACAATAAGAACACAAAAAATAACATAAAAGCATTCTTGAAATTCATAAATAACAATTGCAAAGACTTAAAATTCAATGTAAATAACATTACAGCACAGTCAGAATCATCTGTGAGTTTATTTAAATCATTATACAAAAAGAGATATTCAACATTTTCATTAAATACAATATTTAATTTAATCAATATCAATAAAAGTGATAAATGCAACTTCTTGAATTTTAAATCACTAGTTAATGAAATCAGGGAAACAGCAGAAATCACTTATGAACCAATTCTTTGAAATGAGATAAATTACAATCATTATTGAAATAATTAA
- the secDF gene encoding protein translocase subunit SecDF, producing the protein MKNKIAQFFKLNNWKRAIISFITIISALLAIVFGSVYYIGNNVNKSIDYGGGIEVLLQVKKDGKVADPKLTEIVNKSLTERLTGGVSINGISVSSEGDGKIRITKSGKISEKEKNEFIDTITNKPILTLTNTNIQPIFYDGKFVADGSLEKGNASNWIPPIEIDSANVITNPSNGQPAVELSLKPGGAVQWTEATKYISEQPQGQNRILMWLNIEKLLELAKTKYTTDWDASGQNLWNFIHVGNKAFVQTTNALGQPEFKPSVLKEKEFNASNYLISDAQVNGALTGDKIQISGNFTPAKAAELAGKINYGISNYDLDIISSAYIDQSLQNDAFYYAMIAGIVIFSLISLFMIVNYGLLGALSTISIALYVFLTLLIFTALRGEYSPATIAALIIGIGISVDANVITYERLKRHIYEGEALKKSYRNANRLSLSSIIDANLTTIIVGFILFYFGTKDVRGFSVTLVLSVLFTLLVMLVFSRFLATLLVSSGLFENRLWLLGIRKRYINHKTKLGILVDKNNYLKQAKWFALGSIIFILIGIIVFTSISASNKELWAGFNRSIEFSGGINIAIRPDAISNMTKAQASEILQALEKANNNGQLPIKIENFNDVVYLVSLSSGEATLENWSVVIRTQQDFSVQAKAQMEAIKQIAETTAPSLSLNIIDYLVSTSEAHKLVLNAIIATSISFIGIVLYLLVRMNWTYSIAAIIGLLHDFLMVIAFIVISRLQVSPIIVAALLSILGLSINDTVVTFDKIRETIHTKYPAKILSKDDITHIVNSSIAETLKRSLYTSGTTITAILVLLSFHNATNFTFNVVMLFGITIGVYSSIFICSWIWAKIEYKRQRSIERKINSGYWNINNPDEQTFSGVNDYLF; encoded by the coding sequence ATGAAAAATAAGATAGCACAGTTTTTTAAATTAAATAATTGAAAACGAGCAATAATCAGTTTCATAACTATAATTTCTGCTTTATTAGCAATTGTTTTTGGTAGTGTCTACTACATTGGAAACAACGTTAATAAATCAATCGATTATGGTGGTGGGATTGAAGTTCTATTACAAGTTAAAAAAGACGGAAAGGTAGCAGATCCAAAACTCACTGAGATAGTTAACAAATCTTTAACTGAGCGTTTAACTGGTGGGGTTTCTATTAACGGAATCTCGGTCTCAAGTGAGGGTGATGGAAAAATTCGTATTACCAAAAGTGGAAAGATATCTGAAAAAGAGAAAAATGAGTTTATTGACACAATTACAAATAAACCAATCTTAACACTCACTAATACAAATATTCAACCAATCTTCTATGATGGAAAATTCGTAGCAGATGGAAGTTTAGAAAAAGGTAATGCTTCAAATTGAATACCACCAATCGAGATAGATTCAGCCAATGTTATAACAAATCCTTCAAACGGACAACCAGCAGTTGAATTATCACTTAAACCAGGTGGTGCAGTTCAATGAACAGAAGCTACAAAATATATTTCTGAACAACCACAAGGACAAAATAGAATTTTAATGTGATTAAACATTGAAAAACTATTAGAACTTGCCAAAACAAAATATACAACTGATTGAGATGCATCAGGACAAAACTTATGAAATTTCATTCACGTTGGGAATAAAGCATTTGTTCAAACAACTAATGCACTAGGTCAACCAGAATTTAAACCAAGTGTATTAAAAGAAAAAGAATTTAACGCATCTAATTACTTAATTAGTGATGCACAAGTAAATGGAGCCTTAACAGGTGATAAAATTCAAATTTCTGGTAATTTCACACCTGCTAAAGCAGCAGAATTAGCCGGAAAAATTAACTATGGTATTAGTAATTATGATCTTGACATCATTTCTAGTGCATACATTGATCAATCATTACAAAACGATGCATTCTACTATGCAATGATCGCAGGTATTGTAATCTTTAGTTTAATTTCATTATTCATGATCGTTAACTATGGATTATTAGGTGCATTAAGTACAATTTCAATTGCACTTTATGTATTCTTAACATTACTTATCTTTACAGCGCTTAGAGGTGAATACTCACCAGCAACTATAGCCGCATTAATCATTGGAATTGGTATTTCGGTTGATGCTAACGTTATTACATATGAACGTCTAAAAAGACACATATACGAAGGAGAAGCACTTAAGAAATCATACAGAAATGCCAATAGATTATCACTATCATCCATCATCGATGCCAATTTAACAACAATTATTGTTGGTTTCATACTTTTCTACTTTGGCACAAAAGATGTAAGAGGATTTAGTGTTACTTTAGTTTTATCAGTTCTATTTACATTACTAGTAATGTTAGTATTTTCAAGATTCTTAGCAACTTTATTAGTTAGTTCGGGATTATTTGAAAATAGACTTTGATTACTAGGAATTAGAAAAAGATATATAAATCACAAAACAAAATTAGGAATTTTAGTTGATAAAAACAACTATCTAAAACAAGCAAAATGATTTGCTTTAGGGTCGATAATTTTCATTCTTATTGGAATTATTGTCTTTACATCAATATCTGCTTCAAATAAAGAATTATGAGCAGGATTTAATCGTTCAATTGAATTTTCAGGTGGTATTAATATTGCTATTAGACCAGACGCAATATCTAATATGACAAAAGCTCAAGCAAGTGAAATACTACAAGCACTTGAAAAAGCAAATAACAACGGTCAATTACCGATTAAAATAGAAAACTTTAATGATGTTGTTTACCTTGTTTCATTAAGTTCTGGTGAAGCAACATTAGAGAATTGATCAGTTGTTATTAGAACACAACAAGACTTCTCTGTTCAAGCAAAAGCTCAAATGGAAGCAATTAAACAAATTGCAGAAACAACTGCTCCATCATTAAGTTTAAACATTATCGATTACTTAGTTTCAACATCAGAAGCTCACAAATTAGTATTAAATGCAATTATAGCTACTTCAATTAGTTTTATTGGAATTGTTCTATACTTACTTGTTAGAATGAATTGAACATACTCAATTGCGGCAATCATTGGTTTATTACACGACTTCTTAATGGTTATTGCATTCATTGTAATCAGCAGATTACAAGTCTCACCAATCATAGTTGCAGCATTACTTTCAATCCTTGGATTAAGTATTAATGATACAGTTGTTACATTTGACAAAATCAGAGAAACAATTCATACAAAATATCCAGCAAAAATACTTTCAAAAGATGATATTACTCACATAGTTAATTCATCTATTGCTGAAACATTAAAACGTAGTTTATATACATCAGGAACTACAATTACAGCTATCTTAGTTTTACTTTCATTCCACAATGCAACAAACTTTACATTTAATGTAGTTATGTTATTCGGAATAACAATCGGAGTTTATTCATCAATTTTTATCTGTTCATGAATATGAGCAAAAATTGAATACAAACGTCAAAGAAGCATTGAACGTAAAATTAACTCAGGTTATTGAAATATAAACAATCCAGATGAACAAACATTTTCTGGTGTTAATGATTACTTATTCTAA